The Helianthus annuus cultivar XRQ/B chromosome 16, HanXRQr2.0-SUNRISE, whole genome shotgun sequence genome includes a window with the following:
- the LOC110912527 gene encoding uncharacterized protein LOC110912527: MNLFIPANKARQRLLRLSETAEKLKIRAAVSVQAGKENEARDLLFQKKKVMQDLDNTKSRIELLEELAAKLIEAISLKERQFVTTVSSDLEIEKQDDESPVRVMSPSPENSEKDFLNMNDNREPQERTNELSTEHETDDLEGFLEGHGVDNNDE; the protein is encoded by the exons ATGAATCTGTTTATCCCAGCTAATAAAGCAAGACAGAGGTTATTGAGGTTATCCGAAACAGCAGAGAAGCTTAAAATTCGAGCAGCCGTCAGTGTTCAAGCCGGGAAAGAAAACGAGGCTCGAGATCTGTTATTTCAAAAGAAGAAGGTTATGCAAGATTTAGATAATACAAAGAGTCGAATCGAGTTGCTTGAAGAGCTTGCAGCAAAGCTTATTGAG GCAATATCTCTTAAAGAAAGACAATTTGTTACCACAGTTTCTTCAGATCTTGAAATcgaaaaacaagatgatgaatctCCGGTTAGGGTTATGTCTCCATCTCCTGAAAATTCAGAAAAAGATTTTCTGAATATGAATGATAATCGGGAACCGCAAGAAAGAACCAATGAGTTGTCCACAGAACACGAAACAGACGATCTTGAAGGATTTTTGGAAGGCCATGGCGTTGACAACAACGATGAGTAG